In Oreochromis niloticus isolate F11D_XX linkage group LG22, O_niloticus_UMD_NMBU, whole genome shotgun sequence, the sequence GAGATGGATGGCCTAGTGCCTACCGTAAAACTCTGTGCGGGCGGTGTTATGATCAGGGATTACTTCAGTTGGTCAGGTTGACGTTAGGCAACAATTTCTGACCACAaactgagatcagctgactacCTGAAAAAACCGAATGGCCAAAATTTTCTATGAAAAAAATGATGTTTTCTTCCCTGACAGGGGAAGATACATAAGATGGAGGCACCAGGCTGAAACTGTGAGAGAGTGGTGGAGACAGCATGAATTGGACACCACCTTAACCCCACACTGAGAAAGACTTTATGCACAAATACAAGTTCTCGATGAAAAATTAACGCACCTGTATAAAATGACATATTCTGTCTTAGCAGCTGGTTAAAAAAGTCAGACAGCTACTTTTGTATGCATTATTAACATTTCACTGCTAAATTTCATAAGTGCTAGACGAGCCAGTTATGAAACTACACATCACTTCAGACAGCTGAGGGAACGACGGCAACTATCTCATCCAAAATAACTCCACCCATGAGAACACTCCCATTAGGTCTTGAAGTGTAATGATATGATATATGAGCATGTAACTGGACCTCATACTGACAGCTCAACAACCATCTCCAGATCGATCTCCTCaatttgtcatgaaataacaaGTGAGCAGGCCTCCCCACCTATAAAACTACATGAATCACATTTTATTCCTCTTCAACATGTGAAAATAgtggactgtgtataaaaatagcTGTAATTTCTACACAGTTAATGCAATAATTTCGTTAAACCCCTCGAGTGACATCTtgattgtttaatttaaaatccactgtggtggagTACTAAGGTAAaactagagaaaaaaaactacttATGGACCAAACTCTGCCTCCCCCACTCATTCTGATGTGCTCACGTCATACTTACCATAAGTGATATCCACTACGGGCTCAGACTTGTCATGTTTCACCACTGTTATCACCTCACAGTTCATGTTGGTAGTTCTGGCCTTCTCTGAGCCCACTAAGGCCAGAAACTCCCTGtgggacaggaaaaaaaaagcttttttagaTTTACCGTATAGCACATTAAAGTGACAAAGTACATTTGTTATAGTATGGTATGTTAGCACAACTCGAGGTACTGTAGTAGATGTGAATATTTCCACAGAGGGGGACATCGAGTATGACACACTAAACTCCATTGCattgattttacagcagtaaTCACTAGTTACTCTACAGATTCAAAGTAAGGTTGACACCAAACCGgcaaacattaaacattaaaatagtGTTTAAACATCAGTAATAAATATTTCCTTTGTGAACCGTTGATTTAGGCAGTAATGTACACTCTAAGGCCACTTTAATAGTTACACCTCTTCAAATGCTCGTTAATGCAAGTATCTAAACTGCCAGTCACATGGCATGGGCATGTACATATACCTAGGTGTgtagacaacctgctgaagttcaaaccgagcatcaACCAAGTGACTTTGAgcatggcatggttgttggtgccagacaagctggtctgagtatttcacaaactgctgatctgctgggattttcccgcactggggggaaaaaatatcTCTGGGAGAAAATATCCAGCCGCAGTCATCTGGGTTAAAATGCCTTTTTGAGGTCATAGATCAGAATAGAATGGCAAGACTGCTTCAAGCTAACAGGTAGTCAACAGTAAATCAAAcaaccactcattacaaccatgcagatgcagaagagcatctctgaacacagtGTGTCAAACCTTGAAGTTGGTGGGCTGTGGCAGCAGAAGACCAGTCTGGCATTCAAGTTAGCtaacaacaggaaactgaggctaatATTCACACAGCAGGTTGGAAAAACATTGCATGCTCTGAAtttctcaatttctgctgtgacatttgcgcagtataaacacacagaaacgTGGGAAATCACTACCCAATAATAAAGTGGCCGGTGTATAATGGCGTGTAATGACTGTATAATGTCATGTGCAATCTAAAtaactaacaaaacaaatgcaAGTTACTTTAAgcaaaactcctttttaaaccTTCCATTAAAGGAGTTTAGACGAGACTTCGTGCAGCATGTCCTATAGTGTTGCTATGAATTTACGGAGGGTTTCTTTAATTAACATTAATCAAATGTTGAATGTTTTAAGGGTGTCTTTACTAAGCATGAAAGCCAGCATAACCACAGTCTGTTCCGACAAGCATCAACGAGCTATACGCTACATACAACATGAAATAACGTCGCGGTTGGTGGCTGCTGGCTGTCGCTAACAGCCTTATTGTCAAATTACGACCGTTACCCGCCTTTCAGGCACACCGAACGGCTCTCCGACACAACAGCAGCGTCAAACGCGCCTTTCTTACCGTGTGGACCGGACATTGGACTCGAAGGGACAAAACTGAACGGTTATTTTCTTCACAGCCTTTAACACCACGGTCGCTTTACTGGGAGCCGCCATGTTTTCGGTTTAATGACCTCTAACCTCGCCAGAGTGGGGTTTCTCACATGCGCCACGAGAGGGCGCCACAGGATTAAGGATTGGAGTAGCTGCCACACTAACAGGTCCATACAAAGGTAATTATTATTGAACAGGACATGGAGCTGTTATTTAATGAAGAATGGAAGGTGATCCTGATTTTTTAGCTTGCATTCATAGTTATTAAAGCAGGTGTTTTCCTATCCTTGCAGTCTTCTGCCACAGATCATTCATAAGATCATTTATAAGCAAAGCATTGACACACCAACAAATGTTTTCCCCTCTCAGATATTATGCATTAACTTGTGAAGTTAGGCATTGTCTACTTAGTTATGCACTGTCTGTTTAATATCAGCGTTTCCTGTGACTTCACAGAGTAAATTATTGGTGCAATGTTGCTGTAGTACTCCCAGTGATAGCTTCACTAGTGGAAGCAGTTCACTGATAACAACACAAGTTGCAACACGGCCTTTATACAAAACACTGACTGTTATGTAAACTCCAACATCCCCAATCATAGTGACAAAATCAGAGGAAAAGTGACCGTGGCACCTTCAGTTGTGCAATCATCAGGACGATGGAGAAGGGGGTCTGTGAGGAAATAAGTCAATAAAGGAGGTGCTGCTGTTCAAATAGACAATCTAACAGGCACGTTTCATAATCAAATAGACAAGGAGGATGGGAAGTGTCCACGTCTTTCAACATTTAAGCTCTTGAACGCGTCAGAAAAAAGTGAAAACGctatttttttgcacattttgggCGTGACCCCTTTAATACTTCTCAAGAGAATGatgcttaaaaatgtttttggtgATATATTCCTCTCATTGAACAGTTTGTTTTCCTGTgacttaaaaaagaagaagaagaagaagaagaagaagaagaagaaaccttGCACATACTAATTACCTCATCTAAACTTTATCAAGGCCTCTGCACTTTCTTGACCTCTGCTCGCTGCAGCTGGGTATTTATAGACACCCCTGCCTGGTGTCAGGGAGTGAGCAGAACAAATGTGTTGTTCTCAGATCAGTAAGCCAGAGTGTGTGCTGTTTATCCCAGCTCTGACACGCCTCAAGTCTCTTTCCTGTGAGCGACAGCCTGACCCAGCCTGTAACAGTCAGCAGAGGCACGAGGGCTCTAAATTTAAACATTAAGGCTACTGAGATGCCGAAGCATTTCCTATACACCTCCCaccacacacgcgcacacacatgcacacactcacacacaataAGTAGTTGTCAGAGGCTTACTGTAAGAAAGTTGGGGAGAGGGCGGTCAGAAACAATAAATGCTCCAGGGGATGTTGACCTCAGAAAAAAAAGGGTATTGTCTTGGTGTTGGAGTTCATTTATGAAGGCCTCTGCCTGAGCACAATATGAACTTAGGAGATGGTCCCCCTGGGAAGCTGTGGTGTTTAACATGATCTGCCATGTCTTTTTCTTTGCCACAAGGCTCCATCATTGCTATTTCTGCAACATGTCGAAAGAAATTCATGCTCTGGTGCCAAAACCCTGTTTTGAATTGTTGTTTCCACCTTGAGAATGACACCCAAGTTAGGTATGACTGTAAACCAAAGAGGCTGTAGTATGAAagaatgaatcagaagtgactGTAACAGCCTCCAAATGAATGGCTGATGGGTAATAGGGGTGAATTCACTTCTGGGGAAAGGTGGAGGATTGTGGCAAAGGGCCCCGCCACTGAGAGGAATCATAAGGGTGTATCTGTAACACAGAATCATCGTACTGCTGAcaaaatggaaagaaatcaaACACACTGAGTGCTCTTTCTCATTAGTGAGTGCTCCCTGTTTCACTGCCTCTCTGTAAAcctattaaatataaattacgcACAAAAACTCATAAATcagtaaataacaaaaaaacgtTCCTGCTGAGTTCCTTCCAGTAATCTCTGCAAAGTACAAAGCTACAAGTATGAGAGACTATTGCACAACAGCCTGGAACTGTTACACTCTTCAGTGTATTGCATGCACTGGTCTGGATTGAACTAATTACTGTAATTAGTTATAATGTTTTAGGCATcgtaaaaaataaatgatacaTAATTTGTGGGTTTTCTTCACCGTGAGAGAGATTTAATAAACCTCACACACGGTTACTTCACTTCTGAACACTCAAAAATGTCTACATAGCAGCCAGGTAATCATCCCATAATCCCTCGTAATGCTTACATTTGAATTAAACGAACAGGGTTAAGTGCCCTGAAAAAGAACTGACCCTGCTGCACATCAATCGCAAGCTAATGGGAGACGGTCAAGGCCACTAATAGAAATGTCCGACTACATTTCCCGTGAAGCCCTGCGGGGGCAGCTCTCTGGCgctcctcctccgcctcctcctcacAGCAGCGTCCTGGCTGGCTGGAACGGCGGAGCAGGCTGAAGTGAGCGTCCTGAAATGCGCGCAGGCTGAAGGACGAGCCGCATCGCTCCGTGTGGCTTCAGCGGACACCGATCACTCTCACACCGGCTTCATGCAGCGCGTGGACGGCGTGGACAGAGGTTAAGAGCTCAGCGGGAAAAGCCAGGCGCACTTTTCTATTCAGAGCGGCCGCTGAATGCTGGGTTTTTTAGACTGTCTTCTCCCCTCCGGTGAGTGCATCTTCACAGCTGTGTGTagaagttgtgtttttattcgttgttgttgtttttaatatgtaGTCGGTATATCCAGTGTTATGCCTCTCTTTTTGGGtgactgtctgtgtgtggagGGCTGCATTGGGAAACTTCACGCACAGGCTGAGTGTACTGAGAGTTGTGACTGCGGCAGGCAGAGGCAGCCTCGGTGCTCGCAGTCAAACCAAATTTAAGAAGCGGTGACAGTCACGCTGAGACAGGGACTTGTTGCCCTCTGCTGAGCGTTTCGTCTTTCCTGCTGATTCCCAAGAGTGGCGAGCTGTCTGTGTCTTAAATCtcgttttttccccctgcacaCTTTGTGTACGGTTTAGGGCTGCTGCAGTACATcgagctttaaaataaaaaacggTGCATGCGCTTTAAAGAATACAACCTCCCCCCATAACATCTATTGCTTAAGTTTTGCACGAGCTTATAGCTTAATGATGTTTTTAGGAAATTCCTGGTGATTCTTTTAAGGATCACGAGATCACTGTCGGTTTTTTTAAGATGCATATTAACTTTACCATACACACAGATATGGTCATGTGCGTGGATGTTGAGCCCTGTGGATCCCCCCCACTGCTCCTCCTCATTGACACTAACAAGTATGGGCTGTCTTTCCTCCCTCTTCATAGCTCCAAGCAGCCATGCATGCCCTACTGCATGCACATGCATATACAGCAAGATGCAGATGAACCTCAGACAGCTTTCCCTCCCTGTAATCGTGAATACGAATTTtccctcggctcacctgccgGATAAATAAACACCCCCCTTTTCACGCTCTGTCACTTCTCCCAGATTTGCCTCCCAAGTCTCCCCCTCTCCTGCACACGTTggcacgcacactcacacaggcaaacagagccaaatgccacCCCAAAAAAAGACCCCCATCCTCCCTCCGTCTGTGCTCAGTTGAATACGATATGTTGGCAGACCATTCACCCTGCAGCGGTCTGGCTTTTCACAGAAGTTGACATTCACTTCACTTCAGCAAACACAGTTTGTGCTTTGtttcagcttctctctgagTTCCTCGTGTCACATGCTAAACGTTAacaaatttgtgtttttatgttttttgttttttttgtcctccttttcctctttcCCCTGACATCACTTGATAAGAGCCCTATGGATGAATACCCACCTCTGTGACAAAACTGgtctttaatttgtttatttgttttccatAGAGCAACAATGAGTGCCATTCAGGCCTTTAAGCCTTTATGGAAATGAGAGGATTGGGAACGATGCTTTAAAAATGGCGAAACGCTCAGCCTGATGGGGTATGATCATGTCATATTATGTTTATAGAAAGTAGCTGGCGGGCTTTTGCAGCTTATAACATGCACATGTCAGACGGGTCAGAGCGGGATGTCTGCGTATGATTAAATCTCTGTCACTGTAAAAGCAAGTGTGTTGGGCGAATGGAGGGCGAGCTGAATGCTTTGTGACAGTTTTAACTCTAGAGTATTCATAGCCTTGCTGCTAATGCTGGAATTTGAATGGAGATGAGGGGCTGGGTATGTGCAGCTGTTGTATGGAAGAAGGGAAATGAGTGAGTGTTCCTGAAAGAGTTGCAAGGTTTGGAAATTTTGCGGC encodes:
- the mrpl53 gene encoding large ribosomal subunit protein mL53; the encoded protein is MAAPSKATVVLKAVKKITVQFCPFESNVRSTREFLALVGSEKARTTNMNCEVITVVKHDKSEPVVDITYVDGEKLLMKGANLTSSEMLSAFQSRCVAKDPQAKVGEKK